A single genomic interval of Coccidioides posadasii str. Silveira chromosome 1, complete sequence harbors:
- a CDS encoding uncharacterized protein (EggNog:ENOG410PIZN~COG:S~BUSCO:3105at33183) — protein MNVTNSRSSQSSYQDPRYFSPSAPVLPPPSPKALVDGYRNVLDSNEDENPRYNPLNYSHPRSSVLLNANDPVAMHLLAEIAITDSMHFEVLSFEEVEELKKELLLLSNRIEASKRKLTLELKLQEAALSLGRLYDSKGGRRDSSDTSPESSPKSHRRRITLFGRHSFQHKSEEEFALSARRCEDVAQELWKLERRASEIRRRILEHTAGVLQMTHKGLKKKGATRVERNGDIVEFDERSLYRTPEYLDDFNVGHTRRDLPTMIAGERNSVSLVALHETKRRLDDLNFRLREMIMQANPNQDIDPLFQGNATGTPADPVIAVQTSLDTLDKGLESMAFQQSNILNGVEGSLSDAEEKLDIFNKRLDGILVTAGSTRPQLTPRTSTFRKTLVEQLVYLGQAIEDVEGRIGNLIEQKTILTTQIQQQRELNCKSDAERDAHIADLTEQIVKLRKELDRSKKEASDMREELTMVMDQLDAARQESMIREQRQSNDSSAVKVEKEARQKAEQALALKESQIADLEEARQAVEQELALKEIEIATLEETRQKLAQELEKAVQDLAAKEGQIVSLEEYRHRAKADLDSAEQDQTVKDGQIADLQISLQQLQSEKDLEIANARETIDDSQQQLRKLQSEYSELESEMVRIQTELTVARAELDGAYGSRAERAAQVAANPAIQKEMDDLNERNMSLTEELAALKTQQTSKSNAGSSELQERVQVLEKELRETIDDYEVLTKASIEFEKERDKLENIIDSYRDRCETLEMQLGDERIQALGANGIRRGDGTPTETTSMMVLKNEFKKMMRDTRMENLKALKAEQEERRRLEALIRTLKKEQQAAGKSNLSQSTVAS, from the exons ATGAATGTCACCAACTCCCGATCGAGTCAGTCCTCCTATCAGGACCCTCGATACTTCTCACCTTCGGCTCCAGTACTGCCACCTCCTTCGCCAAAGGCTCTGGTTGATGGATATAGAAATGTCCTAGACTCGAACGAAGATGAGAACCCAAGATACAATCCT CTCAATTACTCGCACCCACGAAGCTCTGTTCTACTCAATGCCAACGATCCCGTCGCAATGCATCTACTTGCGGAAATAGCTATAACTGACAGTATGCACTTCGAGGTGCTATCCTTCGAAGAGGTGGAAGAGTTGAAAAAGGAATTGCTCCTCCTGTCGAATCGCATCGAGGCCTCAAAGCGGAAATTGACCTTGGAGCTAAAATTGCAGGAGGCCGCTCTCTCTCTAGGTAGACTGTATGATTCAAAGGGCGGGAGAAGAGACAGCTCGGACACAAGCCCAGAGTCTTCGCCCAAGTCGCACCGTAGACGAATAACGCTGTTCGGCCGCCATAGCTTCCAACACAAGTCCGAAGAAGAATTTGCCCTCAGTGCGCGTCGATGTGAAGATGTCGCTCAGGAACTTTGGAAGCTGGAAAGGAGGGCTAGTGAGATCCGAAGGAGAATACTAGAGCATACCGCCGGGGTCCTACAAATGACGCACAAAGGTCTTAAGAAAAAAGGTGCAACTCGCGTGGAAAGGAACGGCGATATCGTTGAGTTCGATGAGCGCAGCCTCTACAGGACCCCCGAATATCTGGACGATTTTAACGTGGGCCACACTCGACGTGACCTTCCCACCATGATCGCCGGCGAACGAAATTCCGTGAGTCTAGTCGCACTGCACGAAACCAAAAGAAGATTAGATGATCTGAACTTTCGTCTACGGGAGATGATAATGCAAGCAAATCCGAACCAGGACATTGATCCTCTTTTCCAGGGTAATGCCACCGGAACGCCCGCGGATCCGGTGATCGCCGTACAAACCAGTCTAGACACCCTAGACAAAGGTTTGGAATCGATGGCTTTTCAGCAGTCAAATATTCTCAACGGAGTGGAAGGCTCGTTGTCCGATGCGGAAGAGAAACTGGACATATTCAACAAACGACTCGATGGGATTCTCGTTACGGCTGGTTCCACGCGACCTCAGCTTACCCCACGCACCTCAACGTTTAGGAAAACTCTCGTAGAGCAGCTTGTTTATCTTGGACAAGCGATCGAAGATGTTGAAGGACGCATCGGAAACCTTATTGAACAGAAGACGATCCTCACAACCCAAATCCAACAGCAGAGAGAACTTAATTGTAAATCCGATGCGGAGCGCGACGCCCATATTGCGGATCTTACTGAACAGATTGTGAAGTTGAGAAAGGAGCTGGATCGTTCGAAGAAAGAGGCTAGCGATATGCGAGAGGAGCTCACTATGGTCATGGACCAGCTCGATGCCGCTCGCCAAGAATCGATGATTCGGGAACAGCGGCAATCAAACGATTCGTCAGCTGTAAAGGTAGAAAAGGAAGCTCGACAAAAGGCCGAACAAGCTCTGGCGCTAAAGGAGAGCCAGATTGCCGATTTGGAAGAAGCACGACAGGCGGTTGAACAGGAATTAGCCTTGAAGGAAATCGAAATTGCTACTCTCGAGGAAACTCGGCAGAAGCTGGCACAAGAACTCGAGAAGGCTGTACAAGATTTAGCCGCGAAAGAAGGTCAAATTGTCAGCCTGGAAGAGTACAGACACAGAGCCAAGGCGGACCTGGACTCTGCTGAACAAGATCAAACTGTCAAAGATGGCCAAATCGCCGATCTCCAGATTAGCCTCCAACAATTGCAATCCGAGAAAGACCTCGAAATTGCAAATGCTCGTGAAACTATCGACGACTCCCAACAACAGCTGCGGAAGCTTCAGTCTGAATATTCTGAGCTTGAGAGTGAAATGGTTCGGATACAAACGGAGCTTACCGTTGCCCGTGCCGAGCTTGACGGTGCTTATGGAAGCCGGGCCGAGCGCGCTGCGCAGGTTGCGGCGAACCCGGCAATCCAAAAAGAGATGGACGACTTGAACGAGCGTAATATGAGTCTTACCGAAGAGCTGGCCGCTCTCAAGACTCAGCAGACCAGCAAAAGTAACGCTGGTTCATCTGAACTCCAGGAACGTGTGCAGGTGCTGGAAAAGGAGCTTCGTGAAACAATTGACGACTACGAAGTGTTGACCAAAGCCAGCATCGAGTTCGAAAAGGAGCGAGATAAGCTCGAGAACATAATAGATTCTTATCGGGATCGATGTGAGACTCTCGAGATGCAGCTGGGTGACGAACGGATCCAGGCGTTGGGGGCCAATGGTATCCGACGGGGAGACGGAACGCCAACGGAGACGACGTCGATGATGGTGTTGAAGAATGAattcaagaagatgatgCGAGATACGAGGATGGAAAATCTAAAGGCCCTAAAG GCTGAACAGGAAGAACGACGCAGACTTGAGGCTCTGATTCGAACCCTGAAGAAGGAACAGCAGGCTGCTGGCAAGTCGAACTTAAGCCAGAGCACCGTCGCGTCCTGA
- a CDS encoding uncharacterized protein (EggNog:ENOG410PNWH~COG:T~BUSCO:13090at33183): protein MGRPTCPQQPPKRSILSRLHPNSWVMLHETDGFVRLPNERLIYTSPLRTTLSLQALNPRPGDESLSLQSSNGRVHLTNQRIVYLPVQPTPQFQSFSAPLLNLHDTFVSAPFFGPNVWSAIVQPVVGGGIPPSNTAVQVKMTFKEGGAFDFHSAFERIKERLQQVVEQARENGMISERSSQRDVAYSGVNFTNVHLDELPAYEGPSPTSSSYPPPFSGCSNPGNDLHSSQNTRRTPHEERFDPPTEPPPGYEEAQQQGVANDLEARLRRAQ from the exons ATGGGCCGTCCTACCTGCCCTCAGCAACCTCCGAAGCGATCCATACTAAGTAGACTACACCCAAATAGCTGGGTTATGCTCCATGAAACAGATGGCTTCGTCCGTTTGCCAAACGAGCGACTGATATACACATCGCCACTTCGCACAActctcagcttgcaagcccTCAATCCCCGCCCGGGAGACGAGTCGTTATCTCTTCAAAGCAGCAACGGCCGCGTCCACCTCACGAACCAACGG ATTGTCTACCTCCCCGTCCAGCCAACTCCACAGTTTCAGTCATTTTCGGCCCCGCTCCTGAATCTCCATGACACTTTTGTTTCAGCTCCTTTCTTTGGACCAAATGTGTGGTCCGCGATCGTTCAACCAGTTGTCGGAGGCGGTATTCCACCGTCAAATACAGCCGTTCAGGTAAAGATGACCTTTAAGGAGGGTGGTGCCTTCGATTTCCATTCCGCCTTTGAGCGGATCAAGGAACGTTTGCAGCAAGTGGTCGAGCAAGCTCGGGAGAACGGAATGATCTCTGAAAGAAGTTCGCAGCGTGACGTTGCCTACAGCGGAGTCAACTTTACTAATGTCCACCTCGACGAACTCCCGGCCTACGAGGGCCCAAGTCCAACATCATCTTCCTACCCCCCGCCATTCTCCGGATGCTCGAATCCGGGCAATGACCTGCACTCCAGCCAGAATACACGGCGCACCCCGCATGAGGAGAGATTCGATCCGCCTACGGAGCCGCCTCCAGGCTATGAAGAAGCCCAACAGCAGGGTGTGGCCAATGACCTTGAGGCGCGACTTCGTCGGGCCCAATAA
- a CDS encoding uncharacterized protein (EggNog:ENOG410PZQ7), translating to MASAAPRGPPFVRNGGFTADHSRSQSFAEGTGPTRSRLRRTVSIRGVNAHLDSSESVPSEHSSLHYGFLTSLDGCDDDEPTHEDQKREKEDSFGRWQPGVAGGKRRGVYRSVTHSGWRPHVLDPISEHPSFSTLQSSASPLSRELLLSTGVSFRSRLSFGASVLGNRYGDKVYSLDDLDIPSFRPKFPFSSLPAYLRRSSRLSSSYGSFSEQPRLSERFSPVQPLEPIYPPPIRSVTPPGLPSFGTPEAVRYRLSSQTTPGSGNDVEVEDCTCCFLGLPRFLALSSSSPSRVPGLPAGAIARADDGTLVRGRFGIRQSGHGVGAGCLENHPFSREPSPAACIRDTKDNGSVNQGRRQGSLCCNNAAATPPQTTPGAFSLRLSSASKPSSGSGSLAPRRVHFVDGTGPVDTTSVPLPSYIRHPPLVAPAPRVETSPPSTSSGMACTVAAATGNSREESTLPFQSVSGSTIPHPVGFSAAPPVANSHKSWEYLSFVTLAAECCGLWFIHHLNEGIRLSLGQEADDRMERQSCLNFREFWRRGKKASQPWIPAWGYRPASSR from the coding sequence ATGGCGTCTGCAGCGCCGAGAGGGCCACCATTCGTTAGAAATGGAGGCTTCACGGCCGATCATTCGCGATCCCAGTCTTTCGCTGAAGGTACAGGCCCTACTCGAAGTAGACTGCGCCGGACTGTGTCCATTCGAGGGGTCAACGCACACTTGGACTCATCAGAGTCTGTCCCTAGCGAACATAGCTCTCTCCATTATGGTTTTCTGACCAGTTTGGATGGGTGCGATGACGATGAACCAACCCATGAGGATCAAAAGCGAGAAAAGGAGGACAGCTTCGGTCGATGGCAGCCCGGTGTCGCTGGTGGAAAAAGGAGAGGGGTGTATCGATCCGTAACTCACAGTGGATGGCGGCCTCATGTCCTTGATCCCATCAGCGAACATCCGAGTTTCTCTACGCTCCAAAGCTCTGCCTCACCGCTATCCAGGGAGCTGCTCTTGTCCACTGGCGTTTCTTTCAGGTCACGGTTGTCTTTTGGTGCGTCGGTGCTCGGAAATCGATACGGAGATAAAGTCTACTCTCTAGACGATCTCGATATTCCTTCTTTTCGTCCTAAATTTCCgttttcttctctccctGCTTACCTTCGTCGATCCAGTCGATTATCGTCCTCCTATGGAAGCTTTTCTGAACAGCCCCGGCTCAGTGAGCGTTTTTCTCCCGTTCAACCTCTGGAGCCCATATACCCTCCCCCCATTCGGAGTGTTACACCGCCAGGGCTTCCGTCGTTTGGAACGCCGGAGGCCGTTCGGTATCGTCTTTCGTCCCAGACCACTCCAGGGTCCGGAAATGATGTTGAGGTGGAGGATTGTACGTGCTGCTTCCTTGGATTGCCGCGATTCCTTGCTCTATCTTCGTCTTCCCCGTCGCGCGTACCGGGGTTGCCAGCGGGAGCAATTGCGCGTGCGGACGATGGAACTCTCGTTCGGGGGCGTTTTGGCATTCGTCAAAGCGGGCATGGTGTGGGCGCGGGATGCTTAGAGAATCACCCGTTTTCTCGCGAACCATCACCTGCTGCATGCATTCGGGATACCAAAGATAATGGTTCAGTCAATCAGGGTCGAAGGCAGGGATCTCTTTGTTGCAACAATGCGGCTGCTACTCCTCCACAGACCACTCCCGGGGCTTTTTCGCTACGCTTATCCTCCGCTTCTAAACCGAGCAGTGGTAGTGGTTCTCTTGCTCCTCGTAGAGTTCATTTTGTCGACGGTACAGGCCCAGTTGATACCACATCAGTTCCTCTTCCTTCATACATCAGACACCCTCCTCTGGTTGCGCCCGCCCCTAGGGTTGAAACATCGCCGCCCAGTACAAGCTCTGGCATGGCGTGCACTGTGGCAGCTGCTACCGGCAATTCTCGTGAAGAGTCTACATTACCTTTTCAATCGGTTTCGGGTAGCACAATTCCCCATCCTGTGGGCTTCTCGGCTGCCCCTCCCGTTGCTAATAGTCACAAGTCCTGGGAATACCTTTCATTTGTTACCCTCGCTGCAGAATGTTGCGGACTGTGGTTCATCCATCACCTGAATGAAGGTATAAGACTCAGCTTAGGGCAGGAAGCTGATGATCGGATGGAGCGCCAAAGTTGCTTGAATTTTAGGGAGTTTTGGAGGCGTGGAAAGAAAGCGTCTCAGCCATGGATTCCGGCTTGGGGCTATCGGCCCGCTAGCTCTAGGTGA
- a CDS encoding uncharacterized protein (EggNog:ENOG410PJ5A~COG:U~TransMembrane:12 (i50-68o88-110i117-136o142-162i183-204o210-231i261-280o300-320i332-351o357-379i391-408o428-448i)~BUSCO:7784at33183), with product MGDDNMDMSNVKIGPDSHDMKLPRDPDGVTIPAVSLTHDEGGYKVYKRRFFGLAQLVLLNVVVSWDWLTFSAVSKTSSEYFDVSEAAINWLSTGFLFAFCVASPAVIWTLNKGGPKPSIVACAALLLVGNWVRYAGTKAKDGIFGVTMFGQVLIGFAQPFVLTAPTRYSDAWFSDRGRTSATAVATLANPLGGALGQLIGPMWATKPSEIPNMVLYVAIISTVACIPSFFIPSLPPTPPSAAFNVTRIPLTQSHCNLFRTLEFWLIFFPFGIYVGLFNSISSLLNQILEPHGFSETDAGITGALLIFVGLAAAAICSPVTDKHKHHLGTIKVLIPIVAATYIGFVFAPEAPSVAGPFVVAAILGAASFAILPVILEYLVEITYPMSPEIPSTLCWVGGQIFGAVFILVENALKAGPDADPPRNMKNALIFQAVMASVVIPAPLCLGLFGREVRKRRLEAEEQGRDRGGAGDELTPEDTNGNNNK from the exons ATGGGTGATGACAACATGGACATGAGCAACGTAAAGATTGGCCCAGACTCCCACGACATGAAGCTACCCAGGGACCCGGACGGCGTGACCATTCCCGCAGTTTCGCTCACCCACGATGAAGGAGGATATAAGGTGTATAAGCGGCGCTTTTTCGGCCTCGCACAACTGGTCTTGCTGAATGTTGTCGTTAGTTGGGAC TGGCTCACGTTTTCTGCCGTCTCCAAGACCTCGTCCGAGTATTTTGACGTCTCTGAAGCAGCAATCAACTGGCTCAGCACTGGGTTCCTTTTCGCTTTCTGCGTTGCAAGCCC TGCTGTGATATGGACTCTGAACAAAGGAGGACCCAAGCCTTCGATCGTTGCGTGCGCTGCTTTGCTCCTCGTCGGCAACTGGGTCCGCTATGCAGGGACAAAGGCAAAAGATGGGATCTTCGGCGTGACCATGTTCGGCCAGGTCCTCATTGGATTTGCTCAACCTTTTGTCCTGACCGCCCCGACCAGATACAGCGATGCGTGGTTCAGTGATCGCGGGCGAACCAGCGCGACTGCAGTTGCAACTCTGGCGAATCCCTTGGGCGGTGCGTTGGGTCAGTTGATCGGCCCAATGTGGGCGACGAAGCCTAGTGAAATACCAAACATGGTGCTTTACGTTGCGATAATC TCAACCGTGGCATGCATCCCTTCGTTCTTCATCCCTTCTCTGCCTCCCACGCCACCGAGCGCCGCTTTCAATGTAACCCGCATCCCGCTTACCCAAAGCCACTGCAACCTCTTCCGTACTCTCGAGTTCTGGctcatcttcttcccctTCGGAATCTACGTCGGCCTGTTCAACAGCATTTCCTCCCTCCTCAACCAAATCCTCGAGCCACATGGTTTCTCCGAAACCGACGCGGGAATTACCGGCGCTCTGTTAATCTTTGTCGGCCTAGCCGCAGCTGCAATATGCTCGCCCGTCACAGACAAACACAAACACCATCTAGGTACTATTAAGGTTCTCATACCCATCGTCGCAGCCACATACATCGGGTTTGTCTTCGCCCCAGAAGCGCCCAGCGTCGCAGGACCTTTCGTCGTCGCCGCCATCCTGGGTGCAGCAAGCTTCGCTATTCTACCCGTAATCCTCGAGTACCTCGTTGAAATCACGTATCCCATGTCCCCCGAGATCCCCAGCACGCTGTGCTGGGTCGGCGGGCAGATTTTCGGCGCGGTGTTCATCCTCGTGGAGAACGCGCTCAAGGCCGGGCCGGACGCGGATCCACCTAGGAATATGAAGAATGCGCTTATTTTTCAGGCGGTCATGGCTTCCGTGGTCATTCCGGCGCCATTGTGTCTGGGCTTGTTTGGTAGGGAGGTGAGGAAACGGAGATTGGAGGCTGAAGAGCAGGGAAGGGACCGAGGCGGAGCTGGAGATGAGCTTACCCCTGAAGACACGAAtggtaataataataaataa
- a CDS encoding uncharacterized protein (EggNog:ENOG410PNWH~COG:T) — protein MGLSELFADFVSAVSFTEVQAEAPPTEEETPAPPAPEPEEEDPPAEEAEEEEEEEEEEEEPEDIQPKLEAECANSKQCAPYKHHFDECVERVTRNAEDPDFKGPHEDCVEEFFHLQHCATQCAAPKLWAALK, from the exons ATGGGTCTCTCAGAACTTTTCGCTGACTTCGTGAGCGCCGTCAGCTTCACGGAAGTCCAGGCTGAGGCACCACCCACCGAAGAGGAGACTCCCGCTCCTCCTGCCCCGGAACCTGAGGAGGAAGACCCACCTGCCGAAGAGgcagaagaggaagaagaagaggaggaggaagaggaggagccTGAGGACATTCAGCCCAAGTTGGAGGCCG AATGCGCAAACTCCAAGCAGTGCGCCCCATATAAACACCACTTCGATGAGTGCGTTGAGCGGGTTACCCGGAATGCCGAGGATCCTGACTTCAAGGGACCCCATGAAGACTGCGTCGAGGAGT TCTTCCATCTCCAGCACTGCGCAACCCAGTGCGCAGCCCCCAAGCTCTGGGCCGCCCTCAAATAG
- a CDS encoding uncharacterized protein (EggNog:ENOG410QE9X~COG:S~BUSCO:1815at33183) yields the protein MDHDPTDPAGAPPLGKLQSDKYKGGLGAPSNSFRLDEGYSDETKSEAGNDGPLGNGFALPPWLLSHTEPVRADLAFALLSTLRTSTIANIVERLTPLLHMDPVQKLPPEITAEIFSYLDPTTLLTASLASRAWRDRIQDSLLWRKLYLQEGWKVNMEEVRTFQRQRAESMQSALRKVRMRRSDTEFGQPLQKRRVLPGRTNSTGSSVSMVEGDASNSAMCRPADAGGDYEMQDVGNIDNSAGCPPLDRDLPLTPYKEAFLSPALCADDPTRLNWVYLYRQRRILEDNWLNGRFKNFQLPHPLYPWEAHRECIYAIQFSGNWLVSSSRDRTIRIWNLETRRLRYPPLLGHKGSVLCLQFDASEEEDIIISGSSDRNVIIWRFSTGEKLQVLSNAHLDSVLSLRFDKRYLVTCSKDKLIKVWNRQELSPSDEDYPKYFTGVGVRYPPYIVDTSSMSPSTLEAQIANEHIKSLQPYSLLMTLDGHGAAVNSIQIDKNEIVSASGDRLIKVWDIHSGSCLKTLVGHQKGIACVQFDSKRIISGSNDLTVRIYDHASGAEVACLLAHEDLVRTLQAGFGDPPGSEETMRLEAMAVDHDYWEAQRRGDVRHETGRRRVSRMRSTGSRRPQDIMALGAKIPPGGGGSRWARIVSGSYDETIIIWKRDKEGKWVVGQRLRQTDAARASSAIDDSMATEFLTQTFGANLPGIHRHLQAATHHPQSNAFAGPSQSAAAVAPSSAQAGASSSIPQPSITAQNAFANQLLQPHSQPQSSAQVSPNAQQAPIPIPQNQATQIPTTGQVQPTALQPQPHQPQPQPQHPALQPPVGPHPTAPTQTNNPGQVPPHHHATARIFKLQFDARKLICASQDHVIVGWDFANGDKYLEEVCRFFESL from the exons ATGGACCACGACCCAACGGACCCGGCCGGCGCGCCGCCTCTGGGAAAGCTGCAATCGGACAAATATAAAGGAGGGCTTGGAGCTCCATCGAATTCATTCAGGCTTGATGAGGGGTATTCCGATGAGACCAAAAGCGAAGCGGGCAATGACGGGCCTTTGGGGAATGGATTCGCACTCCCTCCATGGTTACTCTCCCATACGGAGCCTGTCAGAGCAG ATCTGGCTTTCGCCCTTCTAAGCACCCTGCGGACCTCTACAATCGCGAACATCGTCGAGAGACTCACTCCGCTTCTTCATATGGACCCGGTGCAAAAACTCCCCCCGGAAATAACCGCCGAGATATTCTCGTATCTCGATCCAACCACCTTACTTACTGCTTCTCTTGCCTCCAGAGCTTGGAGAGACAGAATCCAGGACTCGCTGCTATGGAGAAAGCTATATTTACAGGAAGGGTGGAAAGTGAACATGGAGGAAGTCCGAACTTTCCAACGACAACGCGCCGAGTCGATGCAATCGGCCTTGAGAAAAGTCCGGATGAGGCGATCGGATACGGAGTTTGGGCAGCCGCTCCAGAAGAGACGAGTTTTACCAGGTCGCACCAATTCGACTGGCTCGAGTGTGAGTATGGTGGAAGGCGATGCGTCGAATTCTGCGATGTGCCGTCCTGCCGATGCCGGGGGGGACTATGAAATGCAGGACGTTGGTAATATCGATAACTCCGCGGGGTGTCCCCCACTTGATCGAGATTTACCGTTAACCCCTTACAAAGAAGCGTTTTTATCCCCAGCTTTGTGTGCAGACGACCCCACAAGACTGAATTGGGTATATTTGTACAGGCAACGGCGTATATTGGAAGATAACTGGCTCAATGGTCGCTTTAAGAACTTCCAGCTACCACATCCGCTATACCCTTGGGAAGCCCATCGTGAATGTATCTACGCAATCCAATTCAGCGGAAACTGGCTGGTGAGTAGCAGTCGAGACAGGACTATAAGAATTTGGAATCTAGAAACAAGAAGGCTCAGATATCCTCCTCTGCTGGGACACAAAGGCTCAGTGCTTTGCTTGCAGTTTGACGCCAGCGAAGAAGAGGATATCATTATCTCTGGTAGCAGTGACCGAAATGTGATCATTTGGCGTTTCTCTACTGGAGAAAAATTGCAAGTCCTGAGCAACGCACATCTTGATTCTGTGCTAAGTTTGCGTTTTGACAAACGATATTTGGTAACCTGCTCAAAAGACAAACTTATTAAGGTTTGGAACCGCCAGGAGTTGAGTCCTTCGGATGAGGATTATCCCAAATATTTCACGGGCGTCGGGGTGCGGTATCCGCCTTATATCGTGGATACCTCGAGCATGTCTCCGTCGACCCTAGAGGCCCAAATTGCAAATGAACACATCAAGAGTCTACAGCCATACTCCTTGCTGATGACGCTTGACGGACATGGAGCTGCGGTAAATTCGATTCAGATCGACAAGAACGAGATCGTTTCAGCGTCCGGGGACCGCCTTATCAAAGTATGGGATATTCACAGCGGGTCTTGCTTGAAAACCCTGGTTGGTCACCAAAAGGGAATCGCGTGCGTTCAGTTTGACAGTAAACGAATAATAAGTGGCAGCAATGACCTTACTGTGCGGATATACGATCATGCTTCCGGTGCAGAAGTAGCCTGTCTCCTGGCTCATGAGGACCTTGTCAGAACTCTTCAAGCAGGATTTGGCGATCCCCCTGGCTCTGAAGAGACAATGAGGCTGGAAGCCATGGCAGTTGACCATGATTACTGGGAAGCTCAACGTCGTGGTGATGTTCGTCATGAAACTGGTCGACGGCGGGTTAGCCGGATGCGAAGCACAGGGTCAAGACGGCCACAAGACATCATGGCTTTGGGGGCGAAGATTCCCCCGGGAGGTGGTGGGAGTAGGTGGGCCCGAATCGTGTCTGGCTCTTACGACGAAACAATTATCATCTGGAAAAGAGATAAAGAAGGTAAATGGGTAGTTGGACAACGATTGCGACAAACAGATGCAGCGCGAGCATCGTCCGCCATTGACGATTCTATGGCTACCGAGTTCCTCACTCAAACCTTTGGAGCGAACTTACCGGGAATCCATAGGCACCTTCAGGCCGCAACTCATCATCCCCAAAGTAATGCTTTCGCTGGTCCTTCACAGAGCGCCGCCGCTGTTGCTCCCTCCTCAGCACAAGCTGGTGCCAGTTCATCGATACCTCAACCGAGCATCACTGCCCAAAATGCCTTTGCCAATCAGCTACTACAACCACACTCCCAACCTCAGTCGTCTGCCCAAGTTTCGCCAAATGCCCAACAAGCTCCCATCCCGATTCCACAAAATCAGGCCACGCAAATCCCAACTACTGGCCAAGTACAACCAACAGCTCTACAACCACAGCCTCATCAACCTCAACCTCAACCTCAACATCCCGCCCTCCAACCCCCGGTTGGTCCGCACCCTACCGCCCCTACACAGACCAATAATCCGGGGCAAGTCCCCCCCCACCATCATGCAACTGCACGGATTTTTAAGCTACAATTCGACGCGCGAAAATTAATTTGCGCAAGCCAGGACCATGTCATTGTCGGATGGGACTTTGCAAATGGCGACAAATACCTAGAGGAGGTGTGTCGATTCTTCGAGAGCCTGTGA